Sequence from the Candidatus Thioglobus sp. NP1 genome:
AGCTATTATTGGTAGACGTTTTTTCATTGATCATGGAATGGGTGTAGTAATTGGTGAGACTTCTGAAATTGGTGATGATTGTATGATTTATCATGGGGTTACACTAGGAGGAACTTCATGGGATAAAGAGAAGCGCCATCCAACTTTAATGGACGGCGTTATTATTGGTGCTGGAGCTAAAATTTTAGGGCCAGTTACACTTGGAAAAAATGTTCGTGTTGGCTCTAATTCAGTTGTTGTGAGATCCATAGATGATAACGAAACTGTAGTGGGTATTCCTGGAAGAGTTGTAAGAAAGAAAAGTAGTGAAATTGACACCTTTGACTCCTATGCTGCCAGCTCCTCAGGAACTACTAATGATCCGACTTTGCAAGCTGTCAATTCTATTATTGAGCGTTTGGCTGAAATGGATGAAAAAATGGCAAAGTTAACGCTAGATACAAAAATTCATGATGTTGAGAAAAAGTAAACTTTTAATGAATTTAATACTTGACTAAATTCCTTGGTTACTAGTATAATTTCACCAAATTTTATTAGTAGAGAATTTTATGCAACTAACAACTAAAGGAAGGTACGCAGTTACCGCTATGCTTGACTTGGCTTCTAATGAATCTGCTAAGCCAGTTACGCTAGATATGATATCTCAAAGACAGAACATTTCACTTTCATATTTAGAACAACTTTTTGCTAAATTAAGAAAAGCATCTCTAGTCAAAAGCGTTAGAGGGCCGGGTGGAGGGTATCTTCTTAATGTCAATGCTGTTGATGTCACGCTTACAGAAATTATAGAGGCAGTTGATGAAAATATTGATCTTCGTCGCTGTCATGGTGCTAAGGATTGCTTAAGGGGTAAGCAGTGCTTGTCTCACCATTTATGGTGTGAGGTTAGTGATCAAATTAGAGGTTTTCTAAGTACTAGAAATCTTCAACAGGTAATTGATGATTACCAATCTAACCAAGATTTAAATTTAAATTAATAATTAAAGGAATAAAATTATGTTGACTCCTACATACATGGATTACTCATCTACTACGCCAGTTGATGCTCGGGTTGCTAAAAAAATGGCTAAATATTTAACAATGGAAGGTGATTTTGGTAATCCTGCTTCTCGCTCTCATCATTATGGATGGCAAGCTGAGAAAGCAGTTGATAATGCCCGAAACCAGGTAGCAGAGCTAATTAGCGCTGATCCTAGGGAAATTGTCTGGACTTCTGGCGCTACTGAATCTAATAATCTTGCATTAAAAGGTATTGCTAATTTTTATCATAAACGTGGTAAACATATTATCACTCTTAAAACTGAGCATAAGGCTATTCTAGATACCTGCCGTCAATTAGAACGAGAAGGTTTTGAGGTCACTTATCTTGATCCTCTTCCCAATGGTTTGTTGGATATTGACTTATTTAAAAGTGTTATTAGAGAGGATACAATTCTTGCCTCATTTATGCATGTTAATAATGAAATTGGTGTTATTCAAGACCTTCAGGCAATTGGTGATATTTGTAGAGAGAATAAGGTATTTTTTCATGTAGATGCTGCACAATCTGTTGGTAAGATTGAAATTGATTTAAGCTCTCTGCCAGTTGATTTAATGAGTTTCTCAGCGCATAAGATTTATGGTCCAAAAGGTATGGGAGCACTATACGTCTCTAGGAAGCCTAGAGTTAGACTAGAGGCTCAAATGCATGGCGGTGGCCATGAGCGTGGAATGCGTTCTGGAACTTTAGCTACCCATCAAATTGTTGGTATGGGTGAGGCTTTTGCAATTGCTCAGGCTGAGATGAAGGATGAGGGAGTAAGAACTAAAAAACTTAGAGATAGACTTTATGCTGGTTTTTCCGATATGGAAGAGGTGGTTGTTAATGGTGATCTTGATCAGAGAATTGGAAGTAATTTAAATATTAGTTTCAATTACGTTGAGGGTGAGTCATTAATGATGGCTATTTCTGGAGTTGCTGTATCTTCAGGTTCAGCATGTACATCAGCAAGTCTTGAGCCTTCTTATGTGTTAAGAGCATTAGGGCTAAGTGATGAATTAGCTCATAGCTCAATTCGCTTTAGTGTTGGTCGATACACAACAGAAAAGGATGTTGATGATGCGATTACGCTAGTACGTGAAAAAGTTGAAAAATTAAGAGATTTATCGCCTTTATGGGATATGTTTAAGGATGGCGTTGATTTAAGTTCTGTTGAGTGGGCTGCCCACTAAGCAAAAGGAAGAGTTATCGAAAACTTGAATCATGTATAGAGTAAAATTAATAGTTAAATCGGAGTAATTTATGGCATATGGAAAGAAAGTACTAGATCACTATGAAAATCCTAGAAATGTTGGTGTCTTAGATAAAGATGCCTCTAATGTAGGTACTGGTATGGTTGGTGCACCAGCATGTGGAGATGTAATGAGGTTACAAATCCAGATTAATGATGATGGTGTTATCGAAGAGGCAAAATTTAAGACTTATGGTTGCGGATCTGCAATTGCTTCATCTTCACTTTTAACCGAATGGGTTAAAGGAAAGACGCTTGATGAGGCTTCACAGATTAAGAATACTGAAATAGTTGAAGAATTAGAATTACCACCTGTAAAAATTCATTGCTCAGTATTGGCTGAAGATGCAATTAAAGCAGCAATAAATGATTTAAAAAGTAAAGCTAGCTAATAATTATGGCAATAACGTTAACTGAAAAAGCTGCTAAAAGAATGAGCGATTATTTATCTAATCGAGGTTCTGGTGTTGGCGTTAGGCTTTCAGTTCAAACCACTGGTTGTTCAGGCTTAG
This genomic interval carries:
- the cysE gene encoding serine O-acetyltransferase, which codes for MKIIEDIRSVFDRDPAARNMFEIITCYSGVQAVIIYRLTHLLWGYKLYWLARFISTFARLITGIEIHPGAIIGRRFFIDHGMGVVIGETSEIGDDCMIYHGVTLGGTSWDKEKRHPTLMDGVIIGAGAKILGPVTLGKNVRVGSNSVVVRSIDDNETVVGIPGRVVRKKSSEIDTFDSYAASSSGTTNDPTLQAVNSIIERLAEMDEKMAKLTLDTKIHDVEKK
- a CDS encoding Rrf2 family transcriptional regulator; its protein translation is MQLTTKGRYAVTAMLDLASNESAKPVTLDMISQRQNISLSYLEQLFAKLRKASLVKSVRGPGGGYLLNVNAVDVTLTEIIEAVDENIDLRRCHGAKDCLRGKQCLSHHLWCEVSDQIRGFLSTRNLQQVIDDYQSNQDLNLN
- a CDS encoding IscS subfamily cysteine desulfurase — translated: MLTPTYMDYSSTTPVDARVAKKMAKYLTMEGDFGNPASRSHHYGWQAEKAVDNARNQVAELISADPREIVWTSGATESNNLALKGIANFYHKRGKHIITLKTEHKAILDTCRQLEREGFEVTYLDPLPNGLLDIDLFKSVIREDTILASFMHVNNEIGVIQDLQAIGDICRENKVFFHVDAAQSVGKIEIDLSSLPVDLMSFSAHKIYGPKGMGALYVSRKPRVRLEAQMHGGGHERGMRSGTLATHQIVGMGEAFAIAQAEMKDEGVRTKKLRDRLYAGFSDMEEVVVNGDLDQRIGSNLNISFNYVEGESLMMAISGVAVSSGSACTSASLEPSYVLRALGLSDELAHSSIRFSVGRYTTEKDVDDAITLVREKVEKLRDLSPLWDMFKDGVDLSSVEWAAH
- the iscU gene encoding Fe-S cluster assembly scaffold IscU, with translation MAYGKKVLDHYENPRNVGVLDKDASNVGTGMVGAPACGDVMRLQIQINDDGVIEEAKFKTYGCGSAIASSSLLTEWVKGKTLDEASQIKNTEIVEELELPPVKIHCSVLAEDAIKAAINDLKSKAS